The following are from one region of the Jatrophihabitans telluris genome:
- a CDS encoding nicotinate-nucleotide--dimethylbenzimidazole phosphoribosyltransferase → MSESQPSWEAAIDGIDYPDADAAQRVRHDQQQPGAIQFGVLGELAVWVASVQGSAPPHDFHRVRALLIAGDHGIAAAGVSARNAGATAAEVAGLSAGARPANELAELAGATVRPVDVAVDAEATPAGAEFKVRRGSGSIDREDALTAEETELALATGVRLADAEIDAGADLIVLGDLGVGSTTVAATLISIQTDTEPTKVVGRSCGIDDPTWIAKCAAIRDARRRGRAHRGELLDVLRVAGGADFAVLVGVILQSANRRTPVLVDGVVTAAAALLAQSVNARIVRWIRAAQLTEEPAHAIALDRLGLTPILDLHLATGEAIGALTAVPILRAAIRSAGA, encoded by the coding sequence ATGAGCGAAAGTCAGCCCAGCTGGGAAGCCGCCATCGACGGCATCGACTACCCGGACGCCGACGCTGCCCAGCGGGTACGACACGACCAGCAGCAGCCGGGCGCCATCCAGTTCGGCGTCCTGGGCGAACTCGCCGTCTGGGTCGCCTCGGTCCAGGGCAGCGCTCCGCCCCACGACTTTCATCGCGTCCGGGCCTTGCTCATCGCCGGCGACCACGGGATCGCGGCAGCGGGGGTCTCGGCCCGCAATGCCGGGGCGACCGCCGCTGAGGTGGCCGGCTTGTCGGCGGGGGCCCGCCCGGCCAACGAACTCGCCGAGCTGGCCGGTGCGACCGTGCGGCCCGTCGATGTCGCCGTCGACGCCGAGGCCACACCGGCGGGGGCCGAGTTCAAGGTGCGGCGCGGCAGTGGCTCGATCGATCGCGAGGACGCCCTGACTGCCGAGGAAACCGAACTGGCGCTGGCCACGGGCGTCCGGCTGGCCGATGCCGAGATCGACGCCGGCGCGGACCTGATCGTGCTCGGTGACCTGGGCGTCGGATCCACGACGGTGGCCGCCACCCTGATCTCCATCCAGACCGACACCGAGCCCACGAAGGTCGTCGGACGCAGTTGCGGCATCGACGACCCGACGTGGATCGCCAAATGCGCCGCGATCCGGGACGCCCGGCGCCGCGGCCGAGCCCACCGGGGCGAGTTGCTGGACGTACTCAGGGTCGCCGGCGGCGCGGATTTCGCCGTCCTGGTCGGGGTGATCCTGCAGTCGGCCAACCGGCGGACACCCGTACTCGTCGACGGTGTCGTCACGGCGGCCGCAGCGCTACTGGCTCAATCCGTCAATGCCCGCATCGTGCGCTGGATCAGGGCCGCCCAGCTCACCGAGGAGCCGGCGCACGCGATCGCGCTGGATCGGCTCGGGCTGACGCCGATCCTCGACCTGCATCTGGCCACCGGTGAGGCGATCGGCGCGCTCACCGCGGTACCGATCCTGCGTGCGGCCATCCGCTCGGCCGGCGCGTGA
- a CDS encoding ECF transporter S component, giving the protein MSTRGAALRISPVSALTLAGVSLVGVAAFLWPLVLTTAGDDGHATDAPWVFVLLLPLLLLIAVTQLSSGGLDAKAVALLGVLSGVSALLRPLSGGVTGIQLMFFLLVPAGRVFGPGFGFLLGNVAMFASAALTGGGGPWLPFQMLAAGWIGLGAGLLPPLRGRLELLLLSGYGFAAGIAYGFVMNLWFWPFAASGTGTASAVTFVAGAPLTDNLHRWLAFSTTTSLSFDLPRGFATAVAVLLVGRPVLSALRRASRRAAFEGPVIFVPAATASGAGPRGEARQDGAS; this is encoded by the coding sequence GTGAGCACCCGCGGGGCAGCCCTGCGGATCTCGCCGGTCTCTGCCCTGACCTTGGCCGGAGTTTCCCTCGTGGGCGTCGCGGCCTTCCTCTGGCCGCTGGTGCTGACCACCGCGGGCGACGACGGGCACGCCACGGACGCACCCTGGGTCTTCGTCCTGCTGCTGCCGTTGCTGCTGTTGATCGCGGTGACGCAGCTGTCCTCCGGCGGTCTGGACGCCAAAGCCGTCGCCCTGCTCGGGGTGCTCTCCGGCGTGTCCGCCCTGCTCCGCCCGCTGAGCGGCGGGGTCACCGGCATCCAGTTGATGTTCTTCCTGCTGGTGCCGGCCGGGCGTGTCTTCGGCCCAGGATTCGGTTTCCTGCTCGGAAACGTAGCGATGTTCGCCTCGGCCGCGCTGACGGGAGGCGGCGGCCCGTGGCTCCCGTTCCAGATGCTGGCCGCCGGTTGGATCGGCCTCGGCGCCGGACTGCTGCCGCCTTTGCGTGGGCGCCTCGAACTTCTCCTGCTGAGCGGCTACGGGTTCGCGGCGGGCATCGCCTACGGGTTCGTCATGAACCTGTGGTTCTGGCCGTTCGCGGCCTCCGGTACCGGGACGGCGTCGGCGGTCACCTTCGTCGCGGGGGCTCCCCTGACCGACAACCTGCACCGTTGGCTGGCCTTTTCCACGACCACCAGCCTGTCCTTCGACCTCCCCCGCGGATTCGCGACGGCGGTCGCGGTGCTGCTGGTGGGACGGCCCGTGCTGTCGGCCCTGCGCCGAGCCTCCCGGCGAGCCGCGTTCGAGGGGCCGGTGATCTTCGTGCCGGCCGCCACCGCCTCCGGTGCGGGCCCGCGCGGCGAGGCCAGGCAAGATGGGGCGTCGTAA